From one Mycolicibacterium sp. HK-90 genomic stretch:
- a CDS encoding sterol carrier family protein — MAARGNVDPVKTRAAVAVVTDWLREPTHPEPARAELAEAVRLTARTLAAMAPGASVEVRVPPFVAVQCIEGPRHTRGNPPNVVETDPRTWLLLATGLIGLDEAGNAVQMSGSRAGEVARWLPVVPLAG, encoded by the coding sequence ATGGCCGCGCGAGGCAATGTCGATCCGGTAAAGACCAGAGCGGCAGTCGCCGTGGTGACCGACTGGTTGCGGGAACCGACCCACCCGGAACCCGCCCGCGCCGAACTGGCCGAGGCGGTCCGGCTGACGGCCCGCACCCTGGCAGCGATGGCGCCGGGCGCCAGCGTCGAGGTGCGGGTGCCGCCCTTCGTCGCGGTGCAGTGCATCGAAGGGCCCCGCCACACCCGCGGCAACCCACCCAACGTCGTCGAAACCGACCCTCGCACCTGGCTGCTGCTGGCCACCGGCCTCATCGGTCTCGACGAGGCCGGAAACGCCGTGCAGATGTCGGGATCACGGGCCGGCGAGGTCGCCCGGTGGCTTCCGGTGGTGCCGTTGGCGGGCTGA
- a CDS encoding DUF4259 domain-containing protein yields the protein MGVWGPGNFDSDTVADGLGELTNRIIGEISEQFDDASDDSAVQPDEWGGEMVPAWLELLIDIVEPARVGATFPSVATLGDWRDRYLRVWDEYIDELEPADTYKTERRAVLVSTFERAIALATSREQG from the coding sequence GTGGGAGTTTGGGGTCCAGGGAACTTCGACAGTGACACCGTGGCCGACGGGTTGGGGGAACTGACGAACCGGATCATCGGCGAGATCTCGGAGCAGTTCGACGACGCGTCCGACGATTCCGCCGTGCAGCCCGACGAGTGGGGCGGCGAGATGGTGCCCGCCTGGCTCGAGCTCCTGATCGACATCGTCGAACCGGCACGGGTCGGTGCCACGTTTCCTTCGGTGGCCACGCTGGGTGATTGGCGTGACCGCTACCTGCGCGTGTGGGACGAGTACATCGACGAGCTCGAACCGGCTGACACCTACAAAACCGAACGGCGCGCGGTGCTCGTCAGCACCTTCGAGAGGGCCATCGCCCTCGCCACGTCGCGCGAACAGGGTTGA